In Chryseobacterium shigense, the following proteins share a genomic window:
- a CDS encoding RagB/SusD family nutrient uptake outer membrane protein produces MKKIFLSIALVSLLASCKDDFLDIKEEGEIEASTFFTTQQDAMNGTNAIYSFLRSWENSAFPYQFVFGVPADDVVKGSNPGDASFINEYDNFTYTVSNDGVRGYWIGQWQAVNRANQVISKVPGIEMDADLKNRLVAEAKMLRAYFYFNLVRIYGGVPIFDGLQTNYNIPRNSVDEVYNFIISDLTSAAAVLPQSYGAADLGRVTKGAALGLLSKVYLYKKDWQKAYDTTNQVIVMGYALDSDFNHLFRPAGEFGSESVFEVNCQCSAQFGGSQYAEVQGVRNQFGWGFFTPSQALENAFEPGDIRKELTILRNGETTPEGDLIAMGDPQSVTTYNQKVYVPKALNNNACGYGSIQNIRILRFAEILLINAEAANELGNTATAITNLNKVRTRAQLPGTTASSQAALRTAIWHERRVELALEGDRFVDLVRTGQAATVLASYGFKAGKNELFPIPLDAMDQSNGLFTQNPGY; encoded by the coding sequence ATGAAAAAAATATTTTTATCAATCGCATTAGTTTCTCTTTTAGCTAGTTGCAAGGATGATTTTTTAGATATAAAAGAAGAAGGAGAAATCGAAGCGTCTACATTCTTCACGACGCAGCAGGATGCAATGAATGGAACCAATGCTATTTACAGCTTTTTGAGAAGCTGGGAAAATTCAGCATTTCCTTATCAGTTTGTTTTCGGGGTGCCTGCAGATGATGTTGTAAAAGGTTCAAATCCAGGAGATGCATCATTTATTAATGAATATGATAATTTTACGTATACTGTTAGTAACGACGGAGTAAGAGGATATTGGATCGGTCAGTGGCAGGCTGTTAACAGAGCCAACCAGGTAATTTCCAAAGTTCCTGGAATTGAGATGGATGCCGATTTAAAAAACAGATTGGTTGCAGAAGCTAAAATGTTAAGAGCATATTTCTATTTTAATTTGGTGAGGATTTATGGCGGAGTTCCAATATTTGACGGTCTTCAGACGAACTATAATATTCCACGAAATTCTGTAGATGAGGTTTATAACTTTATTATTTCAGATCTTACGAGTGCTGCGGCTGTTCTTCCGCAAAGTTATGGCGCGGCAGATTTAGGAAGAGTTACCAAAGGAGCTGCTCTTGGGCTGCTATCTAAAGTTTACCTCTATAAAAAAGATTGGCAGAAAGCTTATGATACAACTAATCAGGTTATTGTAATGGGCTATGCTTTAGATTCTGATTTTAACCATTTATTCAGGCCGGCTGGAGAATTTGGATCAGAATCAGTATTTGAAGTTAACTGTCAATGTTCTGCACAATTTGGAGGCAGCCAGTACGCTGAAGTTCAGGGAGTGAGAAACCAATTTGGTTGGGGATTCTTTACCCCTTCTCAGGCATTGGAAAATGCATTTGAACCGGGAGATATCCGTAAAGAATTAACAATTCTTCGAAATGGGGAAACTACCCCGGAAGGAGACCTTATTGCAATGGGAGATCCTCAGTCTGTTACTACATACAACCAAAAAGTATATGTTCCAAAAGCACTTAATAATAATGCATGTGGATATGGATCAATTCAGAATATCAGAATCTTGAGATTCGCTGAAATATTATTGATAAACGCTGAAGCTGCAAATGAACTGGGGAATACCGCTACAGCAATTACCAACCTTAACAAAGTTAGAACCAGGGCACAACTTCCCGGAACTACAGCTTCATCACAGGCTGCTCTCAGAACAGCAATATGGCATGAGCGTAGAGTGGAATTGGCTTTGGAAGGTGATCGTTTTGTAGATTTGGTAAGAACGGGGCAGGCAGCAACAGTTCTTGCTTCTTACGGATTTAAAGCTGGAAAAAATGAATTATTTCCTATTCCTTTAGATGCGATGGATCAAAGTAACGGATTGTTTACCCAAAATCCAGGATATTAA
- a CDS encoding glucoamylase family protein, with protein sequence MKRTVLSIAVTSLFFVYSCKNSQAQKQETVQNEAVKSNITDEQLMDRVQKDALKYFWDYAEPKSMLGRERYHEDNIYPDNDKHVVTTGGSGFGLATLLVGVERGFIPREEAVKRLTHMMDFLAKADRHKGAWSHWINGETGKTVPFGKKDNGGDLVETAFLTSGILMVREYFKNGNAEEKALASKCDELWKGIQWNWYTKGGQKVLYWHWSPEYQWEMNFPLEGYNECLITYILAASSPTYPIDAETYYKGWARSGTYLTDKTKYGLPLYVKHNYAEEYGGPLFWSQYSYIGLDPTGLSDKLVKNYFNLNKNQVLIDYKYCVENPKQWKGYGPNYWGLTAGYTRNEDGSTGYTAHMPGNDNGVITPTAALSSFPYTPKESMNFLRFLYTQKPEFIGSAGPYDATSINYNNWFTPRYLAIDQGTIAPMIENYRTGFLWKLFMNAPEIQQGLKKLSFRSEKYNIK encoded by the coding sequence ATGAAAAGGACCGTATTATCAATTGCCGTAACATCTCTATTCTTTGTATACTCCTGCAAAAACTCCCAGGCTCAGAAGCAGGAAACTGTACAAAATGAAGCTGTGAAAAGTAATATCACCGACGAGCAGCTTATGGACAGAGTTCAGAAAGACGCATTAAAATATTTCTGGGATTATGCCGAACCTAAGTCAATGTTGGGAAGAGAGCGTTATCACGAAGACAACATTTATCCTGATAATGACAAACATGTAGTAACAACCGGAGGTTCAGGATTCGGATTGGCAACCCTTCTGGTAGGCGTGGAAAGAGGATTTATTCCAAGAGAAGAAGCTGTAAAAAGACTGACTCATATGATGGATTTTCTTGCCAAAGCAGACCGTCACAAAGGCGCCTGGTCACACTGGATCAATGGAGAAACAGGAAAAACTGTTCCTTTCGGTAAAAAAGATAATGGGGGAGATTTGGTTGAAACAGCATTCCTTACCTCAGGAATTCTAATGGTACGTGAATACTTTAAAAACGGAAATGCAGAAGAGAAAGCCTTAGCTTCAAAATGTGATGAGCTTTGGAAAGGAATTCAGTGGAACTGGTACACCAAAGGAGGTCAAAAAGTGCTTTACTGGCACTGGTCACCCGAATATCAGTGGGAAATGAACTTCCCTCTAGAAGGGTATAACGAATGCCTGATCACTTATATTCTTGCAGCTTCATCACCTACATATCCTATTGATGCAGAAACCTATTACAAAGGCTGGGCGAGAAGCGGAACCTACCTTACAGATAAAACAAAATACGGACTTCCTCTGTATGTAAAACACAATTATGCCGAAGAATACGGCGGACCGCTTTTCTGGTCACAATATTCCTACATCGGTCTGGATCCAACCGGACTTTCTGATAAATTAGTGAAAAACTATTTTAATTTAAACAAAAATCAGGTCCTCATCGACTATAAATACTGCGTTGAAAATCCAAAACAATGGAAAGGTTATGGACCAAATTATTGGGGATTGACAGCCGGATATACAAGAAATGAAGACGGAAGTACGGGCTATACCGCCCACATGCCTGGCAATGATAATGGCGTGATAACACCTACTGCTGCATTGAGCAGCTTTCCGTATACACCAAAAGAATCTATGAATTTCCTGAGATTCCTTTATACTCAAAAACCTGAATTTATTGGTTCAGCGGGACCTTATGATGCCACATCCATTAATTACAACAATTGGTTTACTCCAAGATATTTAGCAATAGATCAGGGAACGATAGCTCCTATGATTGAAAATTACAGAACAGGTTTTCTTTGGAAATTATTTATGAATGCACCTGAAATTCAGCAGGGACTTAAGAAACTAAGCTTCAGGTCTGAGAAGTATAATATTAAATAA
- a CDS encoding prolyl oligopeptidase family serine peptidase, translated as MKLKLKHLSLLFLSLSLQVNAQEIKAELNKEFKRTEKISYILDYPQKAKGNVPLIVFLHGSGERGNNLDAVKVHSPFTYKNLIKEPVAILAPQCPADSWWDTVTIYNLIKDIQEKYKIDASRIYLTGLSLGGWGTLKLAMEHPEMFAAVVPVCAPTDMIMYANINQYKNLNMKIFHGGMDDIVLPENAFNFYQRLHPVNPSAELVVFPNDNHNSWDSTYSDPKLYEWMLSKKK; from the coding sequence ATGAAATTAAAACTGAAACATCTTTCCCTTTTATTCCTGTCACTTTCATTGCAGGTGAATGCACAGGAAATAAAAGCAGAGTTAAACAAAGAATTTAAAAGAACAGAAAAGATATCCTATATTCTGGATTATCCTCAGAAAGCAAAAGGAAACGTACCTTTGATCGTCTTTCTTCACGGTTCAGGAGAAAGAGGAAATAATCTTGATGCAGTTAAAGTACATAGCCCGTTTACATATAAAAATCTGATCAAGGAGCCTGTAGCTATTTTAGCACCACAATGCCCTGCAGATTCTTGGTGGGATACGGTGACAATTTATAATCTGATCAAAGACATTCAGGAAAAATATAAAATTGATGCCTCAAGAATTTATCTTACAGGACTTTCACTGGGAGGTTGGGGAACATTGAAGCTTGCAATGGAACATCCTGAAATGTTTGCAGCAGTAGTACCGGTATGTGCACCTACAGATATGATTATGTATGCGAACATTAACCAGTATAAAAACCTCAACATGAAAATTTTTCATGGCGGAATGGATGATATCGTTTTACCGGAAAATGCCTTTAACTTTTACCAGAGATTACATCCGGTAAATCCATCGGCAGAACTGGTGGTCTTTCCGAATGATAATCACAATTCATGGGACTCTACCTATTCTGATCCCAAACTGTATGAATGGATGCTCTCTAAGAAAAAGTGA
- a CDS encoding SusC/RagA family TonB-linked outer membrane protein, whose protein sequence is MKQRDLKYSCLIAVLYFGMNVNAQTTPKDTVPKEQKIEEVVLIGYGSQKKENVTGSIGIVSAKDLADKPNANPISSIQGKLSGVQILNSGAPGSSPRVDIRGVGSLTGKTVFIVDGMITDDISFLNPQDIESMSVLKDPSSLAIFGARASNGAVIIKTKVGRGKKPVFSFNSYLGFKKVTNIPEMANSDQYIELYNEKLRNENVTDPTKFLSRSNFPADTNWFKEIFRTSIINSNDFSASGNLGKLNYYGSIGNLQDEGNLAAGRGINSGSGFNRLNTKLNLTYKITDNITIGNNFSFSKMRTDAAQNPLLDAYNAPPIFSTMNPATGDYQFFNGYSIPNPRAKLDLFRSQTRQERLLNNIWGEYKFLKDFTLRVSYTSDNINTTKYEYTPTLNYVPVSDQKPTKLITRNSRERNYVWDNTLTWKKSFGSHNFEVLAGFSRTRNSYSEIYSEAQNVPYDGTNESLSISNGNNILIYTNDRPELSLNQDQYRIESFFGRLNYDYKGKYLLNASIRRDGTSQISSDDRYKFFPAVSVGWVVSKEDFMSEQHLFNLLKLRASYGKLGNPNVTRKYTLNVSSIAGGAYYGNTGYPAQTIDEIIDPTIGWETTSGGDLGLEMALLNNKLKIDATYFNKDSKDVVYGIFQGTVSGASNWRNYVTNAYSFNNKGFEVSVNYNTKINENIGIGVYGNYTGLKNRITSVYGGSYLETGVSLFGNSIVRLQEGQAVGSYYGYQVAGIFQSQAEVNASPTQNQARPGAFKFADLDGNGIIDTRDKTFLGSPIPKGTYGFGVNMNIYDFDFAIDFQGVFGNKIYNYNREQRFGNENWDLDFYNNRWTGAGTSNSYSMVTNDQAIILPNSFYVEDGSYIRIRNIQVGYNLPKAFTNSMSITKLRLYISAQNPWTSFKYHGFSPEIMNTDRVQMGVDQNIYPISAIYTFGMNLTF, encoded by the coding sequence ATGAAACAACGTGATTTAAAGTATTCATGTCTCATTGCGGTTTTATACTTCGGTATGAACGTCAATGCACAGACTACTCCGAAAGATACTGTTCCTAAAGAGCAAAAGATTGAGGAAGTGGTTTTAATAGGATATGGATCTCAGAAAAAAGAAAATGTTACCGGAAGTATCGGTATCGTTTCTGCAAAAGACCTTGCTGATAAGCCTAATGCGAACCCCATAAGCTCAATACAGGGTAAATTATCCGGTGTTCAGATTCTGAATTCCGGTGCACCCGGCAGTTCTCCCAGAGTAGATATCAGAGGAGTAGGATCGCTTACAGGAAAAACGGTATTTATTGTTGATGGAATGATTACTGATGATATTTCATTCCTGAATCCACAAGATATCGAATCTATGAGTGTTCTTAAAGATCCTTCAAGTTTAGCTATTTTTGGGGCCAGAGCTTCTAACGGAGCCGTAATTATCAAGACTAAAGTGGGAAGAGGCAAGAAACCTGTTTTTAGCTTTAATTCTTATCTGGGCTTTAAAAAAGTAACCAATATCCCGGAAATGGCTAATTCGGATCAGTATATTGAATTATACAATGAAAAATTAAGAAATGAAAATGTAACTGATCCTACAAAATTCTTAAGCAGATCCAACTTTCCGGCAGATACCAATTGGTTTAAAGAAATTTTCAGAACAAGTATTATCAATTCGAATGATTTTTCGGCTTCCGGAAATTTAGGAAAACTGAATTATTACGGAAGTATCGGAAATTTACAGGATGAAGGTAATCTGGCTGCAGGAAGAGGAATTAACTCAGGAAGCGGTTTCAACAGGTTAAATACAAAATTAAACCTTACCTATAAAATTACGGACAATATTACCATTGGAAATAATTTCTCATTCTCCAAAATGAGGACTGATGCAGCTCAAAATCCATTGTTAGATGCATATAATGCACCTCCGATATTTTCAACGATGAATCCTGCAACAGGAGATTATCAGTTTTTCAACGGATATTCTATTCCGAACCCAAGAGCCAAACTGGATTTATTCCGTTCTCAGACCAGACAGGAAAGATTACTTAATAATATCTGGGGAGAATATAAATTCTTAAAAGATTTTACTTTAAGGGTTAGCTACACTTCGGATAATATTAATACAACCAAGTATGAATATACACCGACTCTTAATTATGTCCCTGTTTCAGATCAGAAGCCTACAAAACTAATTACGAGAAATTCCAGAGAAAGAAATTATGTCTGGGACAATACCTTAACCTGGAAAAAAAGCTTTGGAAGTCATAATTTTGAAGTATTGGCAGGCTTTTCCAGAACAAGGAATTCTTATTCTGAAATCTATTCCGAAGCACAGAATGTACCTTATGATGGAACAAATGAATCTTTGAGTATAAGTAACGGAAACAACATTCTGATTTATACTAATGACAGACCGGAATTAAGCCTAAATCAGGATCAGTACCGTATTGAGTCTTTCTTTGGAAGATTAAATTATGATTACAAAGGAAAATATCTTTTGAATGCTTCAATTCGTAGAGACGGAACTTCACAGATTTCTTCAGATGACAGATACAAATTCTTCCCTGCTGTAAGTGTAGGCTGGGTTGTTTCCAAAGAAGATTTTATGAGTGAGCAGCATTTGTTCAATCTCTTAAAATTGAGAGCAAGTTATGGTAAACTTGGAAATCCTAATGTAACAAGAAAGTATACGTTAAACGTTTCAAGTATTGCCGGAGGAGCATATTACGGAAACACAGGATATCCTGCGCAAACTATTGATGAAATAATAGACCCTACTATTGGATGGGAAACAACTTCAGGTGGAGACTTAGGTTTGGAAATGGCCTTACTTAATAATAAGCTGAAAATAGACGCTACTTATTTTAACAAAGATTCCAAAGATGTTGTATATGGAATTTTCCAGGGAACAGTTTCCGGAGCTAGTAACTGGCGTAATTATGTTACTAATGCCTATTCCTTCAATAATAAAGGATTTGAAGTTTCAGTAAATTATAATACTAAAATCAACGAAAACATCGGTATCGGGGTTTATGGTAACTATACAGGCCTGAAAAACAGGATTACTTCAGTATATGGTGGTTCATATTTGGAAACAGGGGTAAGCCTGTTTGGTAATTCTATTGTAAGACTTCAGGAAGGTCAGGCAGTTGGATCTTATTACGGATATCAGGTTGCCGGAATTTTCCAGAGTCAGGCAGAAGTAAATGCCTCACCAACGCAGAACCAGGCACGTCCGGGAGCATTTAAATTTGCTGACCTTGATGGAAACGGAATTATTGATACGAGAGATAAAACATTCTTGGGAAGTCCTATCCCTAAAGGAACTTATGGTTTTGGTGTTAATATGAATATTTATGATTTTGATTTTGCCATTGACTTCCAGGGAGTATTCGGTAATAAAATTTATAACTATAACCGCGAACAGCGTTTCGGAAACGAAAACTGGGATTTAGATTTCTATAACAACAGATGGACCGGTGCGGGGACTTCCAATTCTTATTCGATGGTTACCAATGATCAGGCTATTATTTTACCGAACAGTTTCTATGTAGAAGACGGAAGCTATATCAGAATCAGAAATATCCAGGTTGGATATAACCTGCCGAAAGCATTTACAAATTCTATGTCTATAACTAAATTAAGATTATATATAAGTGCACAGAATCCTTGGACAAGCTTTAAGTACCATGGTTTCTCACCTGAAATTATGAACACGGATAGAGTGCAAATGGGGGTTGACCAAAATATCTATCCTATTTCAGCAATCTATACATTCGGTATGAATTTAACATTTTAA